AATATTACTGATAATGCTTAACAATGTTTCATCCTTAaccttaattataaatttagctgcTCATAGCAAttgaaagaaaacacaaaaataacataCTAAGCATTAAACTAGACACATTATTAAAACTAACtatcatggaagaaaaccaaagaggTAGCCGCgctctctatgttcagcccgCAACCGTCCTCTAAATTTTGctctaaagagcctttaaataggttaaggaatcctattacaagttaaACTCTCATTTGAAGAAAATCTCAtattttaggcttcacttaactgaCGATTTTGGCCTATTTAACGTTAGAATTCAGAGTTTTGGTAAACTataaagttgtagccctttaagttaactcTCTAGCCCAactagccctttaagttaactcTCTAGCCCAACTTGAAACATTGCGATTGGACCTCTAAGCCAAAAGTTATGTTAACAATACTAACTAATGCCCAAGCTgaaatcctaatccgaattggacttggattcaGTGCAAATGTTTTTTGATTCCTTATTctaattggacttaaatttaattgggttggctttctttaatttcattatggcccttgtaaaagtaaagtccactagctttcttctttgcacaaatcaacttatttaattccattttcctagaaaaacaaatttacgcaataaaattcaattaagcacaaaattgattattcagcaTTATtgcaaaaccaaatataaaatgcatgaattaacttaaaataagtatgatagtgctttctaataatgatataaatatgcaaaattaagcaaTTATTAATGTACATGACATCCTACTCGAGCGGTGGCGGTGATGGTGATaatgatggtggtggtgatgaggAGAATTCAGAGGTGACTCCTAGCTACCAACCAAGTAAAAGGCAACACCATTGATTACCTATAGTAAAGACACATACAACAcacatatttctttctttttattgttttttatttcctttagcATATATTTAAATTCAGTTTGAGGCAAAGGATTGTACTTAAGAacatctttttacatttatgcTTTTAATTGGGACTAGTACTTAATTTACAAGATATATGGTTAATTGTATATTTCTATACAACATTGCTTCTTTGATGCTTGAAATATGCCTTGAATGATTCTTTAGGTCGTAGGAACCCTATGGATTCCTTGGAGTGGAAAAACCATGCTTAAAACATGGAAGAATGGGCTTCTGCCAAGCTTTGTATGTACGTGGGGATAGGCCTGTGTATGTAGCTTTAACTTCGTGCATGCAAGGTTGACCTTGCATAAGTGGGCCATAAATCAGAGGAAACCCTAACCGCCTTAATTAAGTATAAAAGCAGTCATTTAAACCGAAAACCCTCACCAACATATTTTCAACTCAAAGAGCACCTTTCTAAGGTCCTCCAATGGTAGAAAACTCTCCTCTTGATGTCTTGGCTTGGATTAGGAGGCTTGGTCCTGATTTCAAGGATTCCATCACCCCCTATGGTCTTTCTTGTGTCTTTCCATACCATCAAATAAGGGTGGATGAGCCTTTTCTTCGTGTAGCTGCCAATTATTGGGTCTCTACTCGGCATGTTTTCCATTTCAATGAAGTACAACTATGCTTCACAGTCGAAGAATTTGGTGCCATTATGGGTGAACTAGAGATTAACAATCTCATCTTCCCTACAATGGGTAGGGATCTCCCCTCCTTGCTACAAGTCATGTTGGGCGTCCTACTTGCTATGGAAAATAGGTGGTGCATCTTTGGCAAACTCAACCTTAGTTTGGTTTTTGCATACTTTTCCAACTTGGCCATTCTCGTAGATGAGAGGCCACGTTCAAACTTTCTTCATGCCTTTTGCTTATGTGCTCTTACAGGGTACTTCTTAGTCCAAATGTCATATTGTGTGGACCTCCAGATGTGTATGGTGGTTTATGAGCTAGAGAGAGGTAATCTAGTGGGCTTGATCTAGGCAGAGACCCTCAATGGCTTGGATGCCTTTTATAGGAAAGAAGCAAGCTTCTTTGCAGgaagtcctcttcttcttcaggtATAATccttaacttttgcctaggTTCTCAACCTAGCAGGAttcctttaatttttcataGATTGCCTTTCGTTTTTTAACCCATCAAAGCACCTTATATCGTCTTTCatcattatttgtattttttttcactcatgctctctcttcttttttcttttctctcttcttcttcttcttcttcttcttcttcttcttcttcttctttcttttctttccgcAGATATGGCTACAAGAGAGGCTTTGATTACTTCTTCCTCCTACCATACCCTTCAGCATATACCTCCCTAGGCATTTCAGAGACCTTCAGCTTCATCAAGATGACATGAGCTTTGAGGTGTATATGGAGCTTATGGGTCGTGGAGTGGTGGCACATCTCAAGTATGTTTCATAGTTGCTACAAGGACTACCGTGTGCCTTTAGTTGGACTTCGTTGCTTCTCATACTACTCCACTTGTTGTATCTCAAGGCAATTTGGAAAACGTCAAGGAGCTTCAAATGATGAAGGTGCCTTCCACACCAAGGTGTTTACCAACAGGATCTTGGGTAGGCTTTGTAAGGCTTGACCACGTTATAGGGTGACTAGAGGTATTGCTCCTCCCCGATACATCTATCTCACTACGAGGTACAAGCAATGGTTGGAAGATAACATGAAGTGGATTTTGAGGGATGAGAAAGCTTACATGAAGACTTGCAAGAAAGCAAGGAGGGCTGAGTAACCACCTTGATATGCTCCATATTTTACTTTTCTGCACTTTctgattctctttttttttttttttttttgaatttgataaaGGATTGGAATGTTCCAAATCCCATATGAAAACAATCTtgttatcttttaatttgagcaatAAGGAATCGCTTTTTATTATCATTGCTTATTGTCatctcattcttttattttttctttttcttttcttttttctttgccaTGTAATTTTTGCCCATAACGTCTCTTCAGGAATTTTCGCCATGCCCATGGTATTTTCCCCTAACTTTTTCCTAGACcaccctttcgggttttcaatctAGCGGGGTtcttttgccttaattttttcctaggccacctttcgggttttcaacctagcaggctttttttctttaaatgttgTATTTTCGGAGTCTGTCCATGTTAATTAAGTGAAGCATCTCTTCCCATTCCAAATCTGTGATCCTTGTAGCACCTCCAGACATGATCTTCTTaatgataaaaggcccaaacCACCTTGGCTTCATCTTTCCTCTTGGATAAAAATTCTCATCTCTAAGCACCTTCAGGACCAAGTCCCTTTCTTTAAGTTTTCTCAGTTTCACTTTCTTGTTGAATGCTCTAGCAATCCTTTGTTGGTACCCTTGTGCATGATATTGTGCTCTAGTCCTCTTCTCATCTATCAAAGCCAATTGCTCATATCTCGCCTTAGCCTGATCCTCTTCTAGGACCTTGGTTTCCACCAATACCCTCAAAGATTGTATCTCTACCTTAATAGGAAGCACTACCTCACTACCATAAACCAAAGAGTAGGGTGCTACCCCAGTTGATGcacaaatagaaattttataaccCCATAAGGTAAACGGAAGCTTCTCGGCCCATTCTTTGTATGTAATTACCATCTTGGCTAGGATGTTCTTCACAttcttatttgttgcttctatAGCCCTATTAGCTTGTGGTTGATATGGTGAAAACTTATGAGGCTCAATGTTGTATTCTTCCATGACTCTCCGAACTTCACCCTCAAAGTGGGAACCGTTATCTGAGATGATCTCTTGGGGCACCACAAACTGACATATGATGTTGTTTTCTAAGAATCGAGCCACATGCTTTGCCTTTAATATAGAGTAGGAGGCTGATTTTATccacttggtgaaatagtcaATTGCCACTAGAATGTGTTCATGCCCATTTGAAGCCTTAGGAGCTATCCTTTTGATCACATCTATGCCCTAAATCGAGAATAGCCATGGAGAAGTCATGCTATACAACTCACTAGGTGGTACATGGTTCAAGTTGGCGTGTGTTTGACAATCATGGTAACTCTTCACATAGTTCACACCATCGATCTCCATCGTATTCCAATAGTATCCTATCCTCAGGATTTTCTTCGCTAACATTATCCAATCCATATGAAGGCCACAAATCCCTTGATGAAATTCTTCCATTACCTTCTCagcttcttccttcttcaagCAACGAAGGTGTATACCATCGTAGGACTTTTTATAGAGTTTTCCTCCACATAGAATGTATTGTATTGCCATCATCCTAATGGAACGATGTTCTCTCTTGTCGGCACCATCCAAATATGCCCTTAGTTCCAAGAACTTCATGATGTCATAGTGCCACAGAAC
The sequence above is drawn from the Castanea sativa cultivar Marrone di Chiusa Pesio chromosome 5, ASM4071231v1 genome and encodes:
- the LOC142634989 gene encoding uncharacterized protein LOC142634989 — encoded protein: MLWKVKEQHLKPYQQYLEDLTKTFDKIEYTIIPKAQSQFPNALATLASIVGIPEGVWTRLLEIEQSYKEVHKGKTKASVMTIKEEEVLWHYDIMKFLELRAYLDGADKREHRSIRMMAIQYILCGGKLYKKSYDGIHLRCLKKEEAEKGIDVIKRIAPKASNGHEHILVAIDYFTKWIKSASYSILKAKHVARFLENNIICQFVVPQEIISDNGSHFEGEVRRVMEEYNIEPHKFSPYQPQANRAIEATNKNVKNILAKMVITYKEWAEKLPFTLWGYKISICASTGVAPYSLVYGSEVVLPIKVEIQSLRVLVETKVLEEDQAKARYEQLALIDEKRTRAQYHAQGYQQRIARAFNKKVKLRKLKERDLVLKVLRDENFYPRGKMKPRWFGPFIIKKIMSGGATRITDLEWEEMLHLINMDRLRKYNI